The following coding sequences lie in one Pirellulales bacterium genomic window:
- a CDS encoding SGNH/GDSL hydrolase family protein: protein MHFASLAKLFASVIALVGPAPADLPKDLQLKPGDQIVAIGDSITQAGGYLIDVDQVLAADYPQLKIPKIINVGISGQHAEHMAPRFKHDVVDRKPQWVTISVGINDVWHRLGKPHDPKVLEEYTKNVTKMVDLAQAADIKVILLSPTIIFEDPNNEGNTRLLQYIAAEKKIAEAKKCEFVDLHAMFVKALTKKPADFKGNWLTADGVHMKPMGDAIMALGILRGVGVPDAKVEAAPAASK, encoded by the coding sequence ATGCATTTCGCCAGCCTCGCCAAGTTGTTCGCTTCCGTGATCGCGCTTGTCGGCCCCGCCCCGGCCGACCTGCCCAAGGACTTGCAATTGAAGCCGGGAGACCAGATCGTCGCGATCGGCGATTCGATCACGCAAGCCGGCGGCTATCTCATCGACGTCGATCAAGTGTTGGCCGCGGATTATCCCCAGTTGAAAATCCCCAAGATCATCAACGTCGGCATCAGCGGTCAGCATGCCGAACACATGGCCCCGAGGTTCAAGCACGACGTCGTCGATCGCAAGCCGCAGTGGGTGACGATTTCCGTCGGAATCAACGACGTGTGGCATCGGCTGGGCAAGCCCCACGATCCAAAGGTGCTCGAGGAATATACCAAGAACGTCACGAAAATGGTCGATCTGGCGCAGGCGGCCGACATCAAGGTGATTCTGCTTTCGCCGACGATCATCTTCGAGGATCCGAACAACGAAGGCAACACCCGATTGCTGCAATACATCGCGGCGGAAAAGAAAATCGCCGAAGCGAAGAAGTGCGAGTTCGTCGATCTCCACGCGATGTTCGTCAAGGCGCTGACCAAGAAGCCGGCCGATTTCAAAGGCAACTGGCTTACCGCCGATGGAGTGCATATGAAGCCGATGGGCGACGCCATCATGGCCCTCGGAATCCTGCGCGGCGTCGGCGTTCCGGATGCCAAGGTCGAAGCAGCACCGGCGGCGAGCAAGTAG
- a CDS encoding PSD1 and planctomycete cytochrome C domain-containing protein, with protein sequence MAFAFRISLSPRSKWFALCAAVILGSVLAGPASLFAGDIPAGDFFEAKIRPLLAANCYQCHGDKKQESDLRLDSRQAAMKGGSDGAVIVPGQPEKSLLVQAVRYHGDTKMPPKKPLPADQVETLATWVKLGAPWPDSPAAGAPSASGGIADPKHHWAFQPVREPAAPRVKNAAWVKSPVDAFVLAKLEAKAISPAPPVDRPTLIRRATFDLIGLPPTPAEVDAFVHDATPDAFAKVVDRLLASPHYGERWGRYWLDVARYADNKGYVGDNKNREIRYAYLYRDWIIHAFNSDLPYDQFLVKQIAADRLPHKDNLDLPAMGLLTVGRRFINDRQLIIDDQIDVISRGMLGLTVTCARCHNHKFDPIPTADYYSLYGVLNSSEEKEVPLKPGSAEKALIEEDRPHPSNSHIFIRGNSGNQGAEVPRQFLEVLSGPDRKPFHDGSGRLELARKIASADNPLTARVMVNRVWLHHFGTGLVRTPSDFGARSDPPSNPELLDYLASRFVKQGWSIKRLHRAIMLSSVYQESSNGSAKSESLDPENRLFSHFNRQRLDFEAMRDALLAAGGELDEKIGGPSIDLLKEPFVRRRTVYSYVDRQNLQGLLRTFDFASPDAHSPMRHVTTIPQQALFLMNSPFVVQQAERLAARSEIASASDTGERVRRMYRLVYSREPTADEIALARQYLAAPPPGGTGAKPHPDDKLTPWQRYAQALLMTNEFVYID encoded by the coding sequence ATGGCCTTCGCGTTTCGGATTTCGCTCTCGCCGCGATCCAAATGGTTCGCGCTCTGCGCGGCTGTCATTCTCGGCTCAGTTTTAGCGGGTCCGGCGTCGCTGTTTGCCGGTGACATTCCGGCCGGCGATTTCTTCGAGGCCAAGATCCGGCCGCTGCTGGCCGCGAATTGCTATCAATGCCATGGCGATAAAAAGCAAGAATCCGACCTACGGCTCGATTCCCGGCAAGCGGCGATGAAGGGTGGTAGCGATGGGGCAGTGATCGTGCCGGGGCAGCCGGAGAAAAGCCTGCTAGTGCAAGCGGTTCGCTACCACGGCGACACGAAGATGCCGCCCAAGAAACCGCTGCCGGCCGATCAGGTCGAGACGCTGGCCACGTGGGTCAAGCTCGGGGCGCCGTGGCCCGATTCGCCGGCCGCCGGAGCGCCTTCGGCAAGCGGCGGCATCGCCGATCCGAAGCATCATTGGGCCTTTCAACCGGTGCGCGAGCCGGCGGCGCCGCGCGTGAAGAATGCGGCTTGGGTGAAGTCGCCCGTCGACGCCTTTGTCTTGGCGAAGCTCGAAGCCAAGGCGATTTCGCCGGCACCGCCAGTCGACCGGCCAACGCTGATCCGCCGGGCGACGTTCGATTTGATCGGCTTGCCGCCGACGCCGGCCGAAGTCGATGCGTTCGTTCACGATGCGACCCCCGATGCGTTTGCCAAAGTTGTCGACCGCCTGCTGGCATCGCCGCATTACGGCGAGCGCTGGGGCCGGTACTGGCTCGACGTGGCCCGATATGCCGACAACAAGGGCTACGTCGGCGACAACAAGAATCGCGAAATTCGCTACGCCTATTTGTATCGCGATTGGATCATCCACGCATTCAACAGCGATTTGCCTTACGATCAGTTTCTCGTCAAGCAAATTGCCGCCGATCGGCTGCCGCACAAAGATAACCTCGATCTGCCCGCGATGGGCTTGCTCACTGTCGGTCGGCGGTTCATCAACGATCGGCAATTGATTATCGACGACCAAATCGACGTGATCTCGCGCGGCATGCTGGGCCTGACGGTGACATGTGCCCGCTGCCACAACCACAAATTCGATCCGATTCCGACCGCCGATTATTATTCGCTCTACGGCGTGCTCAATTCGTCGGAGGAAAAGGAAGTGCCGCTCAAGCCGGGCTCGGCGGAAAAGGCGCTCATCGAAGAAGATCGGCCGCACCCGTCAAACTCGCACATTTTCATTCGTGGCAACTCGGGCAATCAGGGCGCGGAAGTGCCGCGGCAATTCTTGGAAGTGCTTTCCGGCCCCGATCGAAAGCCGTTTCACGACGGCAGCGGCCGGCTCGAACTGGCCCGCAAAATTGCCTCGGCCGACAATCCGCTCACGGCCCGAGTGATGGTCAACCGCGTTTGGCTGCACCATTTCGGGACCGGATTGGTCCGCACGCCGAGCGATTTCGGCGCCCGCAGCGATCCGCCGTCGAATCCCGAATTGCTCGACTATCTCGCCTCGCGGTTCGTGAAACAGGGCTGGTCGATCAAGCGGCTGCATCGAGCGATCATGTTGTCGAGCGTCTATCAGGAATCGAGCAACGGCTCGGCCAAGTCTGAATCGCTCGATCCGGAGAATCGGCTCTTTTCGCATTTCAACCGGCAGCGGCTCGATTTCGAAGCCATGCGCGATGCGCTACTTGCCGCGGGCGGCGAACTGGATGAAAAGATCGGCGGCCCCAGCATCGATCTGCTCAAGGAACCGTTCGTGCGGCGAAGGACCGTGTATAGCTATGTGGACCGCCAGAACTTGCAGGGACTCCTGCGGACATTCGACTTCGCTTCGCCCGATGCCCATAGCCCGATGCGGCACGTTACGACGATCCCGCAGCAAGCGTTGTTCTTGATGAACAGCCCGTTCGTGGTGCAGCAGGCGGAGCGATTGGCGGCCCGGTCGGAAATCGCTTCCGCGAGCGACACGGGGGAGCGGGTGCGGCGGATGTATCGCTTGGTTTACAGCCGAGAGCCGACGGCGGATGAAATCGCGCTGGCCCGGCAATATCTAGCCGCGCCGCCGCCGGGCGGAACTGGCGCGAAACCGCATCCCGACGACAAGCTGACCCCGTGGCAACGCTACGCCCAAGCATTGTTGATGACGAACGAGTTTGTGTACATTGATTGA
- a CDS encoding DUF433 domain-containing protein yields the protein MANVSCEHIELDKNGVARIAGSRIKVNHLVLIKRIDNATPEQIQQSLPHLTMAEIHAAFAYYYDHQAEIERDITFANEMREQAGPSPIAAKLRAMGKLP from the coding sequence ATGGCAAACGTTTCCTGCGAGCACATCGAGTTGGACAAAAACGGCGTTGCCCGAATTGCCGGCAGCCGGATCAAGGTGAACCACCTTGTGTTGATCAAGCGAATCGACAATGCGACGCCCGAGCAGATTCAGCAGTCGCTTCCACATCTGACGATGGCGGAAATTCATGCCGCGTTCGCGTACTACTACGATCACCAAGCGGAGATTGAGCGAGATATTACGTTCGCGAACGAGATGCGCGAGCAAGCGGGACCATCACCGATCGCGGCAAAGCTCCGTGCGATGGGCAAATTACCGTGA
- a CDS encoding DUF5615 family PIN-like protein yields MTLQIYIDENVDAAIPNGLRRRGVDVLTVQDDGNAGMEDTDVINRPGELGRVLFSNDSDMLRQANRRQRGLENFSGVIYAHRLWVPIGRCVDDLELIANICETEECAGRVIYLPK; encoded by the coding sequence GTGACTTTGCAAATTTACATCGACGAAAATGTCGATGCTGCAATTCCTAATGGGCTCCGGCGTCGAGGTGTAGATGTCTTGACCGTGCAGGACGACGGTAATGCTGGCATGGAGGACACCGACGTTATCAATAGGCCGGGCGAGTTGGGCCGTGTCCTGTTTTCCAACGATTCCGATATGCTCAGGCAGGCGAACCGACGGCAGCGAGGCCTGGAGAATTTTTCTGGTGTGATTTATGCGCACCGGCTTTGGGTTCCAATTGGCCGCTGCGTTGACGATCTGGAACTTATCGCGAACATTTGCGAAACCGAGGAGTGTGCGGGGCGAGTTATTTATCTTCCGAAATAA